From Cyanobacterium sp. T60_A2020_053, one genomic window encodes:
- a CDS encoding Uma2 family endonuclease codes for MVALTEKIVTSSENEIKYYSPEEYLILEEKAETKHEYHNGEIIEMAGATINHNRISGNIYAHLNFFLREKEKEVFMSDVKVYIPEYKIYTYPDVMIVADKPVYQEKSKSAILNPVIIIEVLSLSTQDYDRGQKFKYYRSVESLQEYILIDQYQYGIEQFAKNEQQKWVLTEYKKLEENLLLESMGWEIPLTDIYQRVEFSSKSEDAKNNG; via the coding sequence ATGGTAGCCTTAACCGAAAAAATCGTAACTTCCTCTGAAAATGAAATCAAGTATTATTCTCCTGAAGAATATTTAATCTTAGAAGAAAAAGCAGAAACTAAACACGAATATCACAATGGAGAAATTATTGAGATGGCTGGTGCAACAATCAATCATAATAGGATTAGTGGTAATATTTACGCACATTTAAACTTCTTTTTGAGGGAAAAAGAAAAGGAAGTATTTATGAGTGATGTTAAAGTATATATTCCTGAGTATAAAATTTATACCTATCCTGATGTGATGATAGTTGCTGATAAACCTGTTTATCAAGAAAAAAGTAAATCTGCTATTCTCAATCCCGTTATTATTATTGAAGTGCTTTCTCTTTCTACTCAAGACTATGACAGGGGACAAAAATTTAAGTATTATCGCTCTGTAGAATCTCTACAAGAATATATTTTAATCGATCAATATCAATACGGTATCGAACAGTTTGCTAAAAATGAACAGCAAAAATGGGTTTTAACAGAGTATAAGAAACTAGAAGAAAATTTATTGTTAGAATCCATGGGTTGGGAAATACCTTTAACAGACATTTATCAAAGGGTAGAGTTTTCCTCAAAATCAGAAGATGCCAAAAATAATGGATAA
- a CDS encoding XisH family protein, whose protein sequence is MPRKDIYHMTVKNALIKDGWTITDDPLRIRLARGRNLFVDLGAERLIGACKNTEYIAVEIKSFTRPSAMKDLEEAVGQFVLYYHLLKRYYPQYKLYLAVPENIRKSIFEEEAGQTLVDNKILSLFSFNPENEEVIEWIY, encoded by the coding sequence ATGCCAAGGAAAGATATTTATCACATGACAGTCAAAAATGCTCTGATTAAGGATGGATGGACAATAACCGATGATCCTCTCAGAATTAGATTAGCACGGGGAAGAAACTTATTTGTTGATTTAGGGGCAGAGCGTTTAATTGGTGCTTGTAAGAATACTGAATATATCGCCGTAGAAATTAAAAGTTTTACTCGTCCATCAGCCATGAAAGATTTAGAGGAAGCGGTGGGGCAATTTGTACTTTATTATCATTTATTAAAACGGTACTATCCTCAATATAAATTATATTTAGCAGTGCCAGAAAATATTAGAAAAAGTATTTTTGAAGAAGAGGCTGGACAAACTTTAGTTGATAACAAAATTTTGAGTTTATTTAGCTTTAATCCTGAAAATGAGGAGGTTATAGAATGGATTTATTAA
- the cimA gene encoding citramalate synthase, translating to MDKQKIWIYDTTLRDGAQREGISLSLHDKLKIVHTLDDMGIPFIEGGWPGANPKDVQFFAQLQRESLRQAQVVAFCSTRRPSHHAQDDPLLKAILGANTEWITIFGKSWGLQVTEGLKTTLEENILMIEDSINFLVSENRHVIYDAEHWFDGYKQNADYALATLRGAMESGAEWLVLCDTNGGTLPHEVGRIVSEVVEKLALKDYPQIKLGIHTHNDSGTAVAGALSAVLAGATMVQGTINGYGERCGNANLCSVIPNLQLKLGYDCLDKAQLEQLTPHSRLISEIVNLAPDDHAPFVGRSAFAHKGGIHVSAVARNPLTYEHIVPETIGNERRIVISDQSGLSNVLAKAKSFGIDLQKNDPTCREILQKLKNLENEGYQFEAAEASFELLMRRALGHREEFFTIKGFQVHSDIAVIEHNPYTHALATVRVGVKGEELLEVAEGNGPVSALDSALRKALVKFYPQIATFHLTDYKVRILNSTAGTEAKTRVLIESSNGGGRWNTVGVSTNIIDASYQAVVEGIEYGLSKFH from the coding sequence ATGGATAAGCAAAAAATCTGGATTTATGATACTACCCTCAGAGATGGCGCACAACGGGAAGGAATTTCCCTATCTCTCCATGACAAGTTAAAGATTGTCCACACTTTAGATGATATGGGCATACCTTTTATTGAGGGGGGGTGGCCGGGCGCTAATCCCAAGGATGTCCAGTTTTTTGCACAGCTACAACGGGAGTCTTTACGACAAGCTCAAGTGGTGGCGTTTTGTTCTACCCGGCGCCCTTCCCACCATGCCCAAGATGATCCCCTGCTCAAAGCGATTTTAGGGGCGAACACTGAATGGATAACCATTTTTGGCAAATCTTGGGGTTTACAGGTAACGGAGGGTTTAAAAACCACTTTAGAAGAAAATATTTTGATGATTGAGGATAGTATTAATTTTCTGGTTTCTGAAAATCGTCATGTTATTTACGATGCGGAGCATTGGTTTGATGGTTACAAACAAAATGCCGATTATGCCCTTGCTACTTTGAGGGGCGCTATGGAGTCGGGCGCTGAGTGGTTAGTATTATGTGATACCAATGGCGGTACTCTCCCCCATGAAGTTGGGCGCATTGTCTCGGAAGTAGTGGAGAAATTGGCTTTAAAAGATTATCCTCAAATAAAATTAGGTATTCATACTCATAATGACAGTGGTACAGCAGTGGCAGGGGCGCTGAGTGCGGTGTTGGCGGGCGCTACCATGGTGCAAGGCACGATTAACGGTTATGGAGAAAGGTGCGGTAATGCTAATTTGTGCAGTGTTATCCCCAATTTACAGCTAAAGTTAGGCTATGATTGCCTTGACAAAGCACAGTTAGAGCAGTTAACCCCCCATAGTCGCCTCATTAGTGAAATTGTTAACCTAGCGCCCGATGATCATGCGCCGTTTGTGGGGCGCTCGGCTTTTGCCCATAAGGGAGGTATTCATGTGTCGGCGGTGGCTCGTAATCCTCTGACTTACGAACATATTGTCCCTGAAACTATAGGTAATGAAAGGCGTATCGTTATTTCTGATCAGTCAGGGTTAAGTAATGTTTTGGCAAAGGCAAAAAGTTTTGGCATTGATTTACAAAAAAATGATCCCACCTGTCGAGAGATTTTACAAAAACTGAAAAATTTAGAAAATGAGGGCTATCAATTTGAGGCAGCCGAAGCTAGTTTTGAGTTGTTGATGCGGAGGGCGCTGGGGCATCGAGAGGAATTTTTCACCATCAAGGGCTTTCAGGTTCATTCTGACATTGCCGTAATTGAGCATAATCCTTATACCCATGCGTTAGCTACCGTTAGGGTGGGCGTAAAGGGGGAGGAATTATTAGAGGTAGCAGAAGGTAATGGACCTGTTTCCGCTTTGGATAGCGCCCTCCGTAAAGCCTTAGTGAAGTTTTACCCCCAAATTGCTACTTTTCACCTCACTGATTATAAGGTGCGTATTTTAAATAGTACCGCCGGTACGGAAGCTAAAACAAGGGTACTAATTGAATCCAGTAACGGTGGAGGGCGCTGGAATACCGTGGGAGTATCTACCAATATTATTGATGCCTCTTATCAAGCCGTAGTAGAAGGCATTGAGTATGGTTTGAGCAAATTTCATTAA
- a CDS encoding YlxR family protein → MKKNKNWRRCLSCGHYAPKDDFIRVVRIFPDHQIAINKGEGRSAYVCPNSDCINIARKKKRLGRCLRAPVSPAIYDDLQHILDK, encoded by the coding sequence ATGAAGAAGAATAAAAATTGGCGCCGTTGTCTTAGTTGTGGGCATTATGCCCCCAAAGATGATTTTATTAGGGTGGTGAGGATATTTCCTGATCACCAAATTGCCATAAATAAAGGTGAGGGGCGCTCGGCTTATGTTTGCCCCAACTCTGATTGCATTAACATTGCCCGTAAAAAGAAACGGCTAGGGCGCTGTTTGAGGGCGCCCGTCTCCCCAGCAATTTACGATGATTTACAGCATATTTTAGATAAATAG
- the rimP gene encoding ribosome maturation factor RimP — MTHPLIPQITELAAPLAEKLGVEIVNIVFQTNKNPSLLRIDIQKSSQETSLDDCEKMSRLLEEILENADIIAEGYSLEISSPGISENLNSDRDFISFQGFPVMVTTHTPHKKKTQWLGSLKGRDETSIYLNCKGRMVTIPRDLVQQVQLTTAEN, encoded by the coding sequence ATGACTCATCCTCTAATTCCCCAAATAACTGAATTAGCAGCGCCCCTCGCCGAAAAACTAGGGGTAGAAATTGTCAATATCGTTTTTCAAACCAATAAAAATCCATCCTTACTGAGAATCGACATTCAAAAATCTAGTCAAGAAACTAGCCTCGATGACTGTGAAAAAATGAGCCGATTACTAGAAGAAATTCTCGAAAATGCCGATATTATTGCCGAAGGTTACTCCCTCGAGATTTCTAGCCCGGGTATCTCCGAAAATCTTAATAGTGATCGAGATTTTATCAGTTTTCAGGGATTTCCCGTGATGGTGACAACCCACACCCCCCACAAGAAAAAAACCCAGTGGCTAGGCAGTCTCAAAGGTAGAGATGAAACTTCAATATATCTAAATTGTAAAGGGCGCATGGTGACAATTCCCAGAGACTTAGTGCAACAAGTACAACTAACCACCGCAGAAAATTAA
- the menB gene encoding 1,4-dihydroxy-2-naphthoyl-CoA synthase, with the protein MSVDWQEVKTYEDILYYKYDGMAKIVINRPHKRNAFRPQTVFELYDAFCDAREDQTIGVVLLTGAGPHTDGKYAFCSGGDQSVRGKGGYVGADGVPRLNVLDLQRLIRSMPKVVIALVAGYAIGGGHVLHLICDLSIAGENAIFGQTGPKVGSFDGGFGASYLARVVGQKKAREIWFLCRQYSARDALQMGLVNTVVPVEELENEGIKWAQEILAKSPLAIRCLKSAFNADCDGQAGLQELAGNATLLYYLTEEGAEGKQAFLEKRNPNFRDYPWLP; encoded by the coding sequence ATGAGTGTTGATTGGCAGGAAGTGAAAACTTACGAGGATATTTTATATTACAAGTATGATGGCATGGCGAAAATTGTCATTAATCGACCTCATAAACGCAACGCTTTTCGCCCTCAAACAGTTTTTGAATTGTATGATGCTTTTTGCGATGCGCGGGAAGATCAAACCATCGGTGTTGTATTGTTGACGGGCGCTGGACCTCATACCGATGGGAAATATGCTTTTTGTTCTGGTGGCGATCAAAGTGTCAGGGGCAAAGGTGGTTATGTGGGCGCTGATGGTGTACCCCGTTTAAATGTACTAGATTTACAGCGTTTAATTCGTTCCATGCCTAAAGTGGTAATCGCTTTGGTGGCTGGTTATGCCATCGGTGGCGGTCATGTTTTACATTTAATTTGTGATTTAAGTATTGCTGGGGAAAATGCTATTTTCGGGCAGACTGGTCCAAAAGTTGGTAGTTTTGATGGTGGTTTTGGCGCTAGTTATTTGGCGAGGGTGGTAGGACAAAAAAAAGCGCGCGAAATTTGGTTTCTCTGTCGGCAATATAGCGCCCGTGACGCTTTACAAATGGGACTGGTTAATACTGTTGTACCAGTAGAAGAGTTAGAAAATGAGGGCATAAAATGGGCGCAAGAAATTTTGGCAAAAAGTCCTCTGGCTATTCGTTGTTTAAAATCTGCTTTTAATGCTGATTGTGATGGTCAAGCTGGTTTGCAAGAGTTGGCTGGTAATGCTACCTTATTATACTATCTCACGGAGGAGGGCGCTGAGGGTAAACAAGCCTTTTTGGAAAAGCGCAACCCTAATTTCCGTGATTATCCTTGGTTGCCATAG
- the fabZ gene encoding 3-hydroxyacyl-ACP dehydratase FabZ, which produces MTTENNQETIIKTTFAIEEIRELLPHRYPFALVDRIIDYVPEKKAVGLKNVTINEPFFQGHIPGKPIMPGVLQMEAMAQVGGVILTLLPGMKGKFFAYAGIDKVRFRRPVVPGDQLIMTVELLSFRMNRIAKMQGQGLVDGQLVVEGEMLFSLFD; this is translated from the coding sequence ATGACCACCGAAAACAATCAAGAAACTATCATTAAAACAACTTTTGCCATAGAAGAAATACGGGAACTATTACCCCATCGCTACCCCTTCGCCCTAGTAGATCGTATCATTGACTATGTACCAGAAAAAAAAGCAGTGGGGCTAAAAAACGTCACCATCAATGAGCCATTTTTCCAAGGGCATATACCGGGTAAACCAATAATGCCGGGGGTTTTACAAATGGAAGCCATGGCACAAGTCGGCGGAGTAATCTTAACCCTTTTACCCGGCATGAAAGGCAAATTTTTTGCCTACGCTGGCATCGATAAAGTACGTTTTCGCCGTCCAGTTGTACCCGGCGATCAACTAATTATGACAGTAGAATTATTATCATTTAGAATGAATCGCATTGCTAAAATGCAAGGGCAAGGTTTAGTTGATGGGCAATTAGTGGTAGAAGGAGAAATGTTATTTTCCCTTTTTGACTAA
- a CDS encoding glutamate racemase produces MTTVSSHRIGVFDSGVGGLTVLRQLYRQLPQESILYFGDTKRLPYGIRTAEEILQYVREILTWMSQEQVKMVIMACNTSSALALEQVRLEYDFPILGLIHPGAKSAVKVGKRIGVISTVATASSNAYRNAIQEIDPRVQVWQMGCPEFVPLIEQNLIHDPYTTQVAKEYLQPLLNNKIDTLVYGCTHYPHLEGILKELLPSRVKLVDPAQAVARATMKELEILGLRNQGEALPTRFCISGDDGEDFASASHRWLGFAPVVEKIYLSPVLEVVNHRQEIYANSLIA; encoded by the coding sequence ATGACAACTGTTTCCAGTCACAGAATCGGTGTGTTTGATAGTGGAGTGGGCGGTTTAACCGTTTTACGGCAACTGTATCGCCAATTACCCCAAGAGTCAATTTTATATTTTGGTGATACAAAACGCCTTCCCTACGGTATTCGTACAGCAGAGGAAATCTTACAATATGTGAGGGAGATTCTGACTTGGATGAGTCAAGAACAAGTCAAAATGGTTATTATGGCTTGTAACACCAGTTCTGCTTTGGCGTTGGAACAAGTACGTTTGGAATATGATTTTCCTATTTTAGGTTTAATTCATCCCGGTGCTAAGTCTGCGGTAAAAGTAGGTAAACGTATTGGAGTTATTTCTACCGTTGCTACCGCTTCTAGTAATGCTTATCGTAATGCTATCCAAGAAATTGATCCCCGTGTGCAAGTTTGGCAAATGGGTTGCCCTGAATTTGTGCCACTAATTGAACAAAATTTGATTCATGATCCTTATACGACACAGGTAGCAAAGGAATATTTACAACCTCTTTTAAATAATAAAATTGATACCTTGGTATATGGTTGTACCCATTATCCTCATTTAGAAGGTATTTTAAAAGAGCTTTTACCCTCTAGGGTTAAATTAGTTGATCCAGCGCAAGCGGTGGCGCGCGCCACCATGAAAGAGTTAGAAATTCTCGGTTTGCGAAATCAAGGGGAGGCTTTACCTACTCGTTTTTGTATTAGTGGTGATGATGGGGAAGATTTTGCCAGCGCCTCTCACCGATGGCTAGGGTTTGCCCCTGTGGTTGAAAAAATTTATCTTTCTCCTGTGTTGGAAGTTGTTAATCATCGTCAAGAAATCTATGCTAATAGTTTGATTGCCTAA
- the pgsA gene encoding CDP-diacylglycerol--glycerol-3-phosphate 3-phosphatidyltransferase, which translates to MLNIPNSVTVTRIVAVIPLTIFLYQDKIIFQWLAFGLFILASATDWLDGYLARRLDQITELGKFLDPLTDKILVSAPLLILIERQVIPAWGVFLIIIREMVIAGWRVNPQLTQQNSLQGANIWGKLKTVTQITAIAMMIMPEFMMINQIGIIVFWLSVILTLYSGLIYLI; encoded by the coding sequence ATGTTAAATATACCTAATTCTGTTACGGTTACTCGAATTGTGGCGGTTATTCCTCTCACAATATTTTTATACCAAGATAAGATTATCTTTCAATGGTTAGCCTTTGGTTTATTTATACTGGCATCTGCTACGGATTGGTTAGACGGTTATTTAGCGCGCCGTCTCGATCAAATTACCGAATTAGGTAAATTTTTAGACCCTCTCACGGATAAAATATTAGTCAGCGCCCCTCTCCTTATACTAATCGAAAGGCAAGTAATTCCAGCATGGGGAGTATTTTTAATCATTATCAGAGAAATGGTTATCGCTGGATGGCGTGTCAATCCACAATTAACCCAACAAAACTCCTTACAAGGTGCAAATATTTGGGGCAAATTAAAAACCGTCACTCAAATAACCGCTATTGCCATGATGATTATGCCAGAATTTATGATGATTAATCAAATCGGGATAATTGTTTTTTGGTTATCAGTAATTTTAACTTTATACTCTGGTTTAATTTATTTAATATAG
- a CDS encoding XisI protein has product MDLLINKYEEIIEKVYKDYAEFLADDLIKIDLVFDRENHHYLLVEMGWQRDYYLYGTLLHLDIIDHKIWIHHDGTEDGIAEELIKEGIAKEDIILGFKPPEIRPYINYAVS; this is encoded by the coding sequence ATGGATTTATTAATTAATAAATATGAGGAAATTATCGAAAAAGTATACAAAGATTATGCTGAGTTTTTAGCAGATGATCTAATAAAAATAGACTTAGTTTTTGATAGAGAAAATCACCATTATTTGTTAGTAGAAATGGGATGGCAAAGGGACTATTATCTTTATGGAACTTTATTGCACTTAGATATTATTGATCATAAAATATGGATTCATCATGATGGTACGGAAGATGGTATAGCTGAAGAATTGATCAAAGAAGGTATTGCCAAAGAAGATATTATCTTAGGTTTTAAACCTCCTGAAATTAGACCTTATATTAACTATGCAGTTTCTTAA
- a CDS encoding pentapeptide repeat-containing protein, translating to MILSYCLNPSCSQPKNHPNLTECESCGESLILHNRYRTIKKIGKGGFGATFLGIDLTLPGNPFCVIKQLRPSSTDAETFKMALDLFEREAKTLGRIDHPQIPRLLDYFEDGQRFYLVQSLVKGKTLQQEVKQDGVLSESATKRFLTEILPVLKYIHSIKMIHRDIKPANIIRREQDGQLVLIDFGAVKDQVNTQLASNYGQTAFTQFAVGTMGYAPPEQLAMRPVYGSDIFALGSTCLFLLTGKPPKDLPCDEFTGELLWENEIKVGNNFARILKKMLEVDLRHRYRMVDDIINDLDMMPYDEELKDSMFHKPKAVSVSDDEGEETSSYTSATSRLAMAIRARKSRQGKGVGTNHGKSSVKIPVTQETVLNSYAMGKTDFSNEVFNKFNLADVNLPRASFRHTKFIKANLEGANLEGANFYDADFTKAKLSKANLKKAYLAKAQLQYADLSNCNLKGANLEGASFHKTNLCGANLEGAKLDEAQLENAETNWATIYPDGKKRIW from the coding sequence ATGATTTTAAGTTACTGCCTCAACCCTTCTTGTAGTCAACCGAAAAACCACCCCAACTTAACTGAGTGCGAGAGTTGCGGTGAGTCTTTGATACTGCACAATCGTTATCGTACCATCAAAAAAATTGGCAAGGGGGGATTTGGTGCTACATTTTTGGGTATTGATTTAACTTTACCGGGTAATCCTTTTTGTGTAATTAAACAGTTAAGACCATCTTCAACTGATGCTGAAACTTTTAAAATGGCTCTGGATTTATTTGAAAGGGAAGCTAAAACTCTGGGCAGAATTGACCATCCTCAAATTCCTCGACTCCTTGATTATTTTGAAGATGGTCAAAGATTTTATCTAGTGCAAAGTTTAGTTAAAGGTAAAACTTTACAACAAGAGGTAAAACAAGATGGGGTATTGAGTGAATCGGCAACGAAACGGTTTTTAACGGAAATATTACCCGTTTTAAAATATATTCATTCTATTAAAATGATTCACCGAGATATTAAACCTGCCAATATTATCAGACGTGAGCAAGATGGGCAATTAGTTTTGATTGATTTTGGCGCGGTGAAAGATCAAGTTAATACTCAGTTGGCAAGTAATTATGGGCAAACTGCTTTTACTCAGTTTGCGGTGGGTACAATGGGTTATGCACCCCCTGAACAATTGGCAATGCGTCCTGTTTATGGTAGCGATATTTTTGCGTTAGGTTCTACTTGTTTATTTTTACTGACAGGAAAACCACCAAAAGATTTACCTTGTGATGAGTTTACTGGGGAGTTACTCTGGGAAAATGAAATCAAAGTTGGTAATAATTTTGCTCGGATTCTCAAAAAAATGTTGGAGGTTGACTTACGCCATCGTTATCGTATGGTAGATGACATCATCAATGATCTTGATATGATGCCTTATGATGAGGAATTAAAAGATAGTATGTTTCATAAACCGAAGGCAGTTAGTGTCAGTGATGATGAGGGTGAGGAAACCAGTAGTTATACTTCGGCTACTTCTCGTTTAGCCATGGCCATTCGTGCTAGAAAATCTCGTCAAGGCAAGGGTGTTGGTACAAATCATGGTAAGTCGTCGGTGAAAATTCCTGTTACTCAGGAAACGGTTTTAAATTCTTATGCTATGGGTAAAACTGATTTTAGCAATGAGGTTTTTAACAAGTTTAATCTAGCTGATGTTAATTTACCCCGTGCTAGTTTCCGTCATACTAAGTTTATCAAAGCTAATTTGGAGGGCGCTAATTTGGAGGGCGCTAATTTTTATGATGCTGATTTTACCAAGGCTAAATTAAGTAAGGCTAATCTGAAAAAAGCCTATTTAGCTAAGGCTCAGTTACAGTATGCTGATCTTAGTAATTGTAATTTGAAGGGTGCTAATTTGGAGGGCGCTAGTTTTCATAAAACTAATCTTTGTGGTGCTAATTTGGAGGGCGCTAAACTGGATGAGGCACAGTTGGAAAATGCAGAAACTAATTGGGCAACAATTTATCCTGATGGGAAAAAGCGCATTTGGTAA
- the nusA gene encoding transcription termination factor NusA, whose translation MSIVRLPGLNHLIEEISESHSLSTNAVQEALREALFKGYERFRRAKETNLNHFFSEDYFDNFRVELDTDEEGFRVLAFKIVVETVENSDHEISLVEVMEVNQEVRLGDEMVVDVTPEQKDFGRMAAIQTKQVLQQKLRDQQRIMIQSEFKELEGTVLTAKVQRFERQSVIMTIQSAYGRPEVEAELPRSEQVSSDNYRANASFKVYLKKVREGFQKAPQLLVSRADAGLVVYLFANEVPEFEEGIVSIVAISREANPMNRNLTARTKIAVDSNDADVDPVGACIGARGSRIQAVVNELKGEKIDVIRWSEDPAEYIANALSPARIDQVELLESDERHARVILAQNQLSLAIGRDGQNVRLAARLTGWRIDIVSKEEYAELRKNPPLSSQNREVITQKVMEEVAPVTPEIEEELAPLTVETDVNYEEE comes from the coding sequence ATGAGTATTGTTAGATTACCCGGTTTAAATCATTTAATTGAGGAAATTAGCGAAAGCCATAGCCTCTCCACTAATGCTGTACAAGAAGCTCTCAGAGAAGCTCTATTCAAAGGTTATGAGCGTTTTCGTCGTGCCAAAGAAACTAATCTTAACCATTTTTTTAGCGAAGATTATTTTGATAATTTCCGAGTCGAATTAGATACAGACGAAGAAGGCTTCCGAGTTTTAGCCTTCAAAATCGTTGTGGAAACTGTAGAAAATAGCGACCATGAAATTTCTCTGGTGGAAGTGATGGAAGTTAACCAAGAAGTAAGATTAGGGGATGAAATGGTGGTGGATGTCACCCCCGAACAAAAAGACTTCGGGCGCATGGCTGCCATTCAAACTAAACAGGTTTTACAACAAAAATTGCGGGATCAACAAAGAATTATGATCCAATCGGAATTTAAAGAGTTAGAAGGCACGGTTTTAACGGCTAAAGTGCAGAGATTTGAACGGCAATCAGTCATTATGACCATTCAAAGTGCTTACGGGCGCCCGGAAGTCGAGGCAGAATTACCTCGCAGTGAGCAAGTAAGTAGCGATAATTACCGTGCTAACGCCAGTTTTAAAGTTTATCTCAAAAAAGTGCGCGAAGGCTTCCAAAAAGCTCCCCAATTATTGGTATCTCGTGCTGATGCTGGTTTAGTAGTCTATCTTTTTGCCAATGAAGTGCCAGAATTTGAGGAAGGAATTGTTAGTATTGTGGCAATTTCGAGGGAAGCTAATCCCATGAATCGTAATTTGACAGCGCGGACTAAAATTGCGGTGGATAGTAACGATGCGGATGTTGATCCTGTGGGCGCTTGTATTGGCGCGCGCGGTTCTCGTATTCAAGCGGTAGTTAATGAGTTAAAGGGTGAAAAAATCGATGTCATACGTTGGTCAGAAGACCCGGCAGAGTATATCGCCAATGCTTTAAGTCCTGCTAGAATCGATCAGGTAGAGTTATTAGAATCTGATGAAAGACACGCTAGGGTGATTTTAGCTCAAAATCAGTTAAGTTTAGCCATTGGACGAGATGGGCAAAATGTGCGTTTAGCAGCTCGTTTGACGGGGTGGCGCATTGATATTGTCTCCAAGGAAGAATATGCGGAATTACGAAAAAATCCCCCCTTATCTTCTCAAAATCGAGAAGTCATTACACAGAAAGTAATGGAAGAGGTAGCGCCCGTCACCCCAGAAATAGAGGAAGAATTAGCGCCCCTCACCGTAGAAACTGACGTTAACTATGAAGAAGAATAA
- the lpxA gene encoding acyl-ACP--UDP-N-acetylglucosamine O-acyltransferase translates to MIHPTAIIDKQAELDSTVTVEPYAVIGAGVKIGANTVVGANAVIYGDTEIGTDNKIFPGAAIGLDPQDLKYKGGKTGLKIGDRNMIREFVTLNRATEEGEYTIIGNDNLLMAYVHVAHNCIIADRVVIANSVSLAGHVQVDSKAVIGGILGVHQFVHIGTMAMLGGMSRIDRDVPPYTLVEGNPARVRSLNLVALRRNNFSGEEVKELKEAFRLIYRSDLTLARALDKLESVTVSNQVKILRDFLLASSNDTKRRGPIPGSR, encoded by the coding sequence GTGATACATCCTACTGCGATCATTGATAAACAAGCTGAGTTAGATTCTACCGTTACCGTTGAGCCTTATGCCGTCATTGGTGCTGGGGTTAAAATTGGTGCTAATACGGTGGTGGGCGCTAATGCCGTCATCTATGGCGACACAGAAATTGGTACTGATAATAAAATTTTTCCCGGTGCTGCCATTGGTTTAGACCCTCAAGATTTAAAATATAAAGGGGGTAAAACTGGTTTAAAAATCGGTGATCGCAATATGATCCGTGAATTTGTCACCCTCAATCGAGCCACAGAAGAGGGGGAATATACCATCATCGGCAATGATAATTTATTAATGGCTTATGTTCACGTTGCCCATAATTGCATCATTGCGGATCGTGTGGTCATTGCTAATTCCGTTAGTTTAGCAGGTCATGTACAGGTGGATTCTAAGGCAGTCATTGGCGGTATATTAGGAGTACATCAGTTTGTCCACATTGGCACTATGGCAATGTTAGGGGGAATGAGTCGTATTGATCGAGATGTACCTCCTTATACTTTAGTGGAAGGTAATCCAGCGCGCGTCCGTTCTCTTAATTTGGTAGCATTGAGAAGAAACAATTTTAGTGGTGAAGAAGTAAAAGAGTTAAAAGAGGCTTTTCGGTTAATTTATCGCTCTGATTTGACTTTGGCACGGGCGCTGGATAAACTAGAATCCGTGACAGTCAGTAATCAAGTAAAAATTTTACGAGATTTTCTTCTTGCTTCCAGTAATGATACTAAAAGACGAGGACCTATTCCCGGCAGTCGATAA
- the psb28 gene encoding photosystem II reaction center protein Psb28 translates to MAQIEFARGIVEKSIPDVKLTRSRDGSNGTATFRFEDSVILKSGNTQEVTGMYLIDEEGELISREVKCKFVNGEPVAVEGVYIIKSTQEWERFMRFMERYAEENDLGFSKS, encoded by the coding sequence ATGGCTCAAATTGAATTTGCCAGAGGAATCGTTGAAAAATCAATCCCCGACGTAAAATTAACAAGGTCTCGTGACGGAAGTAATGGTACAGCGACTTTTCGCTTTGAAGACTCAGTTATTCTCAAAAGCGGAAATACTCAAGAAGTAACGGGAATGTATCTTATTGATGAAGAAGGAGAATTGATTTCCCGTGAAGTAAAATGTAAATTTGTTAACGGTGAACCAGTAGCCGTAGAAGGCGTTTATATCATCAAATCTACCCAAGAATGGGAACGCTTTATGCGCTTTATGGAACGCTACGCCGAAGAAAATGACTTAGGCTTTAGCAAATCTTAG